The Montipora capricornis isolate CH-2021 chromosome 1, ASM3666992v2, whole genome shotgun sequence genome contains a region encoding:
- the LOC138040887 gene encoding uncharacterized protein: protein MATSGSLASSEDKTNGAKLSRLLIDGGTTVLRSVFDTHHPPAKLAADLNSCYSILNNLYRRRILNGHQWDKLFPGGGAAPDSNTFDITLLFLLLTNICGLTPPHKGWHHEPPPSDTSHEANLARIKFFRNQVYGHVTTTGVDAPTFNALWKEISAVLVSLGLSQGEIDRLKAEQCGEEDFLDALREWAESEGNLKAQLNDMRQLQNKVQQTVEDIQIQQSTIQETVEDIHEIVTEIRDTQHDTDQEDNIRKKLARLDIQRDVRDYAKRYLEGTRESVFAEIHRWLDDASSPNRVLVLSGNAGMGKSVIAAEMCRRMQEAGRLAGSHFCHHDRARHRNPKVMMQSLACHLSCLLPEYKKALVEQFSGNLGVEINDMEVVDLFDLLFLEPLNRVADPGFISLVVIDALDESQYQGRNDLLDVISRLFKNLPLWLRFFVTTRPEVNIWDSLKDLQPLPLGAKDDDNLKDIRFYFEWSLSNLLEVERRELVLDDLVQKSEGVFLCAQFLVDFIRANCSTILTLEQMDKTLPAGISCVYQLYFHRLEDDLCKELNITEEQFLCFLSAIAAAREPLPLGFVPKFLCKNLSSVIALRTVSKAIAIVSSLLPVHDDRIHFFHKSVKDWLTDKSRYGQHSFSVEEMDGHKILSTLCCNELDELKRKGVSKSQSFTDTTRFALEHGVQHMLQLDQDTRSCNLEEVVGNYVLDPEVLYAKIFVNIATATEDVVCVTKRGGLETISTECHETLLSLLVVLKKHRLTLEEHPFTIFQCLLNEGSFKLSSDSRQLLETKYSDKPYMEYLSKNIPQGPVQGRFDCCSPVVCFEVSPCLEFMVCECRDGSIQLWSLDSGNLKWKRYVKPKHFKSAFRPFRIIHTDHAYQPACRYLPTGNAVYRSVVFHPTKDVILPGVLSHAYSLNGDLKPLFPTSKCSFCVCSIFGDEILTDCPNDAKCLMVWNLNNGREIDRHNRDSDILSFAMSRDGKLVAISHSTGCVCLVDRENGFLTLSKATLESVCGVIRFSPDSRFLLCSDFDSFSTWGWFCLRVTEGPEHHFSMEVAHADFGTWNSFELESHRIGGFLLGDSMSYQTMDQCFDVVLNSQSLLRNYIRHGDYIEMVYRNPPQKNTGFSYVQCLRFSLTGEGLYATVYDRSDKQRIVAWDGSNGDLKRQKEFESVVVTEFVPLKHGILFASKSTLELWNFDLSVCKRRWMFDADALFRISDDQVACIEFNSIFGIILDSISGEYVKTFKLPRGDLMDCHRDLQIVAWDDKEGQHFVELRQLGKTEPLWCRLQDFLIEGSFSPEGKFVILHDRKGFYVVDAVSGNVCVKLSAVHFINDYKFVSDEECVILRYSSPSSTSAQLQLFNVRSGDLLCVMAADFNCGPSPLPLATCPRRGLIGFWSHQGLYVIRIKRPGVETHSSEAKRCNLQE from the exons AGTAGACTTCTTATTGATGGTGGAACAACTGTACTGAGAAGTGTTTTTGACACTCATCACCCTCCTGCAAAGTTAGCAGCTGATCTTAATTCCTGTTATTCCATCCTTAACAACCTTTATCGAAGAAGAATTCTCAATGGCCACCAGTGGGACAAGCTGTTCCCTGGTGGTGGAGCCGCTCCGGATTCCAACACGTTTGATATAACTCTGCTGTTCCTCCTTCTGACCAACATTTGTGGACTTACCCCACCCCACAAAGGATGGCATCACGAACCACCCCCAAGTGACACCTCTCATGAGGCAAACCTTGCTCGCATTAAGTTTTTCCGTAATCAAGTGTATGGGCATGTGACAACAACTGGTGTGGATGCACCAACATTCAATGCTCTGTGGAAGGAAATAAGTGCCGTTTTAGTGTCTCTTGGGTTAAGTCAGGGAGAGATTGATCGATTAAAGGCAGAGCAATGTGGAGAGGAGGATTTTCTTGATGCATTACGGGAATGGGCAGAGAGTGAAGGGAATCTAAAGGCTCAACTTAATGACATGCGTCAACTTCAGAACAAAGTTCAACAGACTGTCGAGGACATACAAATCCAGCAGTCAACAATCCAAGAGACTGTTGAAGACATACATGAAATTGTAACTGAAATCCGTGATACACAGCACGACACCGATCAGGAGGATAACATCCGAAAGAAACTTGCGAGGCTTGACATCCAACGTGATGTCAGAGATTATGCAAAGAGATACTTAGAAGGAACCCGTGAATCTGTCTTTGCTGAAATCCACAGGTGGTTGGATGATGCAAGCTCTCCAAATCGTGTCTTGGTGCTCAGTGGAAATGCAGGGATGGGGAAATCTGTCATCGCTGCTGAAATGTGCAGAAGAATGCAAGAAGCTGGCAGATTGGCGGGGAGCCATTTTTGTCACCATGACAGAGCACGCCACAGGAATCCCAAGGTGATGATGCAGTCTTTAGCTTGTCACCTGTCATGCCTTCTTCCAGAGTACAAGAAAGCTCTTGTGGAACAGTTCTCTGGAAATTTAGGTGTAGAGATCAACGACATGGAAGTGGTAGATCTCTTTGATTTGCTTTTTTTAGAACCTCTGAACAGGGTAGCAGATCCAGGGTTTATATCTCTTGTGGTAATAGATGCTTTAGATGAAAGTCAATACCAAGGGCGAAATGATCTTCTTGACGTGATATCCAGGTTGTTTAAAAATCTGCCACTGTGGCTTCGATTTTTTGTGACGACGCGACCTGAAGTTAATATTTGGGACAGTCTGAAAGATTTGCAACCGCTGCCACTGGGGGCAAAAGATGATGACAACTTGAAGGACATTCGTTTTTACTTTGAGTGGAGTCTAAGCAATTTATTAGAAGTTGAAAGGCGCGAGCTTGTCTTAGATGATCTCGTGCAAAAGTCAGAGGGTGTCTTTCTGTGTGCCCAGTTTTTGGTGGATTTCATAAGGGCCAATTGTTCGACCATTCTTACCTTGgaacaaatggacaagacaCTTCCTGCAGGCATCTCGTGTGTTTACCAGTTGTATTTCCACCGGCTGGAAGATGACTTGTGTAAAGAACTAAACATAACTGAAgaacaatttctttgtttcctgaGTGCAATTGCAGCTGCAAGGGAACCCCTGCCATTGGGTTTTGTTCCTAAATTCTTGTGTAAGAACTTGTCGTCCGTGATTGCTTTGAGAACAGTGAGCAAAGCCATTGCCATTGTGTCATCACTCCTGCCTGTTCACGACGACCGCattcatttctttcataaatcAGTCAAGGACTGGTTGACAGACAAGTCGCGCTACGGGCAACACAGTTTCAGTGTGGAGGAAATGGATGGCCATAAGATCCTTTCTACTCTTTGCTGTAATGAATTGGACGAGTTAAAGAGAAAAGGTGTTAGCAAATCACAATCCTTCACTGACACTACAAGGTTTGCCTTAGAACATGGCGTTCAGCACATGCTACAGTTAGACCAGGACACGAGATCCTGCAATCTTGAGGAGGTGGTTGGAAACTATGTGTTAGACCCAGAGGTTTTGTACGCAAAGATTTTTGTGAACATAGCAACAGCTACAGAAGATGTCGTTTGTGTAACGAAACGCGGTGGTTTGGAAACGATATCTACCGAGTGTCATGAGACCCTTTTGTCATTATTGGTTGTTTTAAAGAAACACCGTCTAACCTTAGAGGAGCATCCCTTTACTATATTTCAATGTCTGTTGAATGAGGGAAGTTTTAAACTATCTTCTGACTCCCGCCAGCTTCTGGAGACCAAGTATTCCGATAAACCATACATGGAGTACTTAAGCAAGAATATCCCCCAAGGACCCGTTCAGGGTCGGTTTGATTGTTGTTCACCGGTGGTTTGTTTCGAGGTATCCCCTTGCTTAGAATTCATGGTGTGTGAATGCCGCGACGGATCCATTCAGTTGTGGTCACTTGATTCTGGTAACCTCAAATGGAAACGTTATGTCAAACCAAAACACTTTAAGTCCGCGTTTCGTCCATTCAGAATCATCCATACCGATCATGCATACCAACCAGCGTGTCGTTATTTGCCAACTGGGAATGCCGTTTACCGTTCTGTGGTATTTCATCCCACCAAGGATGTCATCTTGCCAGGAGTTTTAAGCCATGCTTATTCCTTAAATGGTGACTTGAAGCCGCTTTTTCCCACGAGTAAGTGCAGTTTTTGTGTCTGTTCTATTTTTGGTGACGAGATTTTGACTGATTGTCCCAACGATGCAAAGTGTCTTATGGTGTGGAATCTAAACAATGGCAGGGAGATTGATCGTCATAACAGAGATAGCGATATTTTATCTTTTGCCATGTCCCGAGATGGAAAGCTTGTGGCAATTTCCCATTCAACGGGTTGTGTTTGTTTAGTTGACCGGGAAAATGGTTTTTTAACTCTTTCAAAGGCAACTTTAGAGAGTGTGTGTGGAGTGATTAGGTTCTCACCGGACAGTCGGTTTCTTTTGTGTTCAGATTTTGACAGTTTTTCTACTTGGGGATGGTTTTGTTTAAGAGTCACCGAGGGGCCTGAGCATCACTTTTCGATGGAAGTTGCTCATGCTGACTTTGGCACTTGGAATTCCTTTGAGCTAGAATCTCATAGAATCGGCGGCTTTTTGTTAGGAGATTCTATGAGTTATCAGACGATGGACCAGTGTTTTGACGTAGTGCTTAATAGCCAATCTCTTTTAAGAAACTACATACGTCATGGAGATTACATTGAAATGGTTTATCGGAATCCACCACAGAAGAACACGGGTTTCTCATATGTCCAATGTCTACGATTCTCGTTAACCGGCGAGGGTCTTTATGCGACTGTTTATGACAGATCGGACAAACAACGAATTGTGGCTTGGGACGGTTCAAATGGGGATCTTAAGAGACAGAAAGAGTTTGAGAGTGTCGTTGTCACTGAATTTGTACCTTTGAAACATGGCATTTTGTTTGCAAGTAAGAGCACCCTTGAACTGTGGAACTTTGATTTGTCGGTCTGCAAACGTCGATGGATGTTTGACGCGGATGCTCTCTTTCGCATTTCAGATGATCAGGTGGCATGCATAGAGTTTAACTCGATATTTGGGATCATTTTGGATAGTATTAGTGGGGAGTATGTGAAAACATTTAAACTGCCTCGCGGGGACTTGATGGATTGCcacagggaccttcagatcgtTGCCTGGGATGACAAGGAAGGGCAACACTTCGTTGAATTGAGGCAACTGGGTAAAACTGAACCACTGTGGTGTCGACTCCAGGACTTTTTGATTGAGGGATCATTCTCTCCTGAGGGAAAGTTTGTTATTCTTCATGACAGGAAAGGCTTTTACGTTGTCGATGCAGTTTCTGGTAACGTGTGTGTTAAGTTGTCTGCTGTCCACTTTATTAATGATTATAAATTCGTCAGTGACGAGGAATGTGTTATTCTCAGATACTCTTCCCCAAGTAgtactagtgcccagcttcAGCTGTTCAACGTGAGGTCTGGAGATCTACTCTGTGTAATGGCTGCTGATTTTAACTGTGGGCCTTCGCCCTTGCCCTTAGCAACATGTCCCAGAAGAGGTCTCATTGGCTTTTGGTCGCATCAAGGGTTATACGTTATCAGGATAAAACGTCCAGGAGTGGAGACACACAGCAGTGAAGCAAAAAG GTGCAACCTTCAGGAGTGA